Proteins from a single region of Methyloterricola oryzae:
- a CDS encoding esterase family protein yields MKREYHRWYSHRLGRDMELLVFGHAGAKVLVFPTRDGRFHEYEDIGLVGSLAHKLEAGQLQLFCVDSLDHESFYCFWRHPADRIRRHMQFEDYILNEVLPLMAALNSHPCTIAHGVSLGAFHAVNLAFRHPHLFRKVCAFSGRYDLTMAVECFGNQFDGYYDENIYFHTPSHFLPNLECPQRLGQLRNLDIVLTIGEHDPFLDNNQGLSHTLWLKGISHRLHIWHGRAHRGSAWRKMAPLYV; encoded by the coding sequence ATGAAAAGAGAATACCATCGCTGGTACAGCCACCGCCTGGGACGGGACATGGAACTCCTGGTGTTCGGACACGCCGGCGCCAAAGTGCTGGTGTTTCCCACGCGGGACGGCCGCTTTCACGAATACGAGGACATCGGCCTGGTCGGAAGCCTGGCCCACAAGCTGGAAGCCGGCCAGCTGCAGTTGTTCTGCGTGGACAGCCTCGATCACGAGAGCTTTTACTGTTTCTGGCGCCACCCGGCAGACCGCATCCGCCGCCATATGCAATTCGAGGACTATATCCTCAACGAGGTGCTGCCGCTCATGGCCGCCCTCAACTCCCACCCGTGCACCATCGCCCATGGCGTCAGTCTGGGAGCCTTCCACGCCGTCAACCTCGCCTTCCGCCACCCGCATCTTTTCCGCAAGGTGTGCGCCTTTTCCGGACGCTACGACCTCACCATGGCGGTGGAATGCTTCGGCAACCAGTTCGATGGCTATTACGACGAGAACATCTACTTCCACACCCCCAGCCATTTCCTGCCGAATCTGGAATGTCCTCAGCGCCTGGGCCAGTTGCGCAACCTGGACATCGTGCTGACCATCGGCGAGCACGACCCTTTTCTCGACAACAACCAGGGACTCAGCCACACCCTCTGGCTCAAAGGCATAAGCCACCGGCTGCATATCTGGCACGGGCGCGCCCATCGGGGTTCGGCCTGGCGCAAGATGGCGCCGCTGTACGTCTGA
- a CDS encoding flavodoxin, which yields MSKIGIFFGSDTGNTRRVAKSIAKKLGEDADAPVDVKKASVDDLLKYNALILGTPTLGDGELPGLDAGASDESWAEFLPKLKGKDLSGKVIALFGLGDQEGYGHEFVDALIFLYDVAIEGGAKVVGFWPTDGYTFEKSNAIVDDQFVGLVIDHENQSDQTDERLDAWLEEVKAELLAVA from the coding sequence ATGAGCAAAATTGGTATCTTTTTCGGCTCCGACACCGGCAACACGCGCCGCGTGGCCAAGTCCATCGCCAAGAAACTGGGCGAGGACGCCGATGCGCCGGTGGACGTGAAGAAAGCCAGCGTGGACGATCTGCTCAAGTACAACGCCCTGATCCTGGGCACGCCCACCCTGGGCGATGGCGAACTGCCGGGCCTGGATGCGGGCGCCAGTGACGAGAGTTGGGCGGAGTTCCTGCCCAAGTTGAAGGGCAAGGACCTCAGCGGCAAGGTGATCGCCCTGTTCGGCCTGGGCGACCAGGAGGGTTATGGTCACGAGTTCGTGGACGCGCTCATCTTCCTGTATGACGTGGCCATCGAGGGTGGCGCCAAGGTAGTGGGATTCTGGCCGACCGACGGCTACACCTTCGAGAAGTCCAACGCCATCGTCGATGACCAGTTCGTCGGCTTGGTCATCGACCACGAAAACCAGAGCGATCAGACCGACGAGCGCCTCGACGCCTGGCTGGAAGAGGTCAAGGCGGAATTGCTGGCCGTTGCCTGA
- a CDS encoding PAS domain S-box protein: MEQRAHSSCASQHVASLLTQHLARAICLQASTACTHAAEAMRELRRTALVVTDESNTPVGIVTERAILQAAPSGHAPQTTIGELMSALPLRVPASIGVLDAFQLGLRCDLPYLLLVDQVGDALWLASEYDLIRALVSGLMERTLGIGSDALRGMLDALPHLVWLKDMDGAYLARNARYLRFMAADGCLQAGGLSQEERLALETGAIRCEETWSRCAAEGGSATLDVERAPMRDGAGRLIGVLGIAREISGPRSRDIGFMASHEQLRGLFEHSPMGFALTDKQGRYLEFNEAFRRICGYTREELNALDYWALTPKEYAEQEAEQLRRLEREGYYGPYEKEYVRKDGARVPLRFSGVLFRDDQGKDYIWSIVEDISERKRAEQELRENQERLALATRHNGVGIWDWNPQTHKLIWDDSMYALYRIRREDFDGTEEAWRAALHPDDLARGVCELKAAAKGEKPFDTEFRVVWPDGEVRHIKAVARLFRDRDGVPVRMLGTNVDITDLKRAEAALREREEIFSSIVNQAADSILLVDSETMQFVEFNRMAHETLGYTRDEFARLTLCDVQAQFDAAQLRRILDEAQATGEPLLIETFHRRKDGSLRPAQVSSRPIVIRGRRYFSSIWSDITRRKEAEMKLQQSEAHFRFVSESAQALIWVAGPDKRCTWFNKVWLDFTGRTLQQEWGDGWKEGVHPDDVQRCYGTYVSHFDRREPFTMEYRLRRYDGAYRWIVDKGAPRLSADGVFEGYIGSCFDITERKRNEENLRLTASVFETTQEAILIADAANRIIDVNPAFEHVTGYSREEALGRDPGFLSSGRHSREFHAAMWESITKNDAWRGEIWNRRKNGEVHAELLSISAIRGEDGSVQRYVGVFSDITHFKANEAALSRVAYYDALTGIPNRVLLADRMKLALTRSEREQSVVAVCYLDLDGFKPINDTHGHDAGDQVLIEVAQRVSAIIRADDTVARLGGDEFVVLLLDLDQADACTSTLERMIAAICQPFTVKGQPISLGMSIGVSFFPLDERDADRLLRLADAAMYRAKQSGKNRFELWEPEHHAGSS; the protein is encoded by the coding sequence ATGGAACAGCGCGCCCATTCTTCCTGTGCTTCGCAGCACGTCGCTAGCCTGCTGACGCAGCACCTGGCCCGGGCGATCTGTCTGCAGGCCTCCACTGCCTGCACTCACGCGGCGGAAGCGATGAGGGAACTGCGTCGCACCGCGCTGGTGGTGACCGATGAGTCGAACACGCCCGTGGGGATCGTCACCGAGCGGGCCATCTTGCAAGCCGCACCTTCCGGGCACGCGCCGCAAACAACCATCGGCGAACTCATGTCCGCCCTGCCGCTCAGGGTCCCTGCCAGCATCGGCGTGCTGGATGCCTTTCAGCTTGGGCTGCGCTGCGATCTCCCCTATCTGCTCCTGGTCGATCAGGTAGGCGATGCGCTTTGGCTGGCCAGCGAATATGACCTGATTCGCGCCCTGGTGTCCGGACTGATGGAAAGGACGCTGGGAATCGGCTCGGATGCCCTGCGGGGCATGCTCGATGCCCTGCCGCATCTGGTCTGGCTCAAGGATATGGACGGTGCTTATCTGGCTCGCAACGCGCGCTACCTGCGGTTCATGGCGGCAGACGGCTGCTTGCAGGCTGGCGGCTTGAGTCAAGAGGAGCGTCTCGCTCTGGAAACCGGCGCCATCCGTTGTGAGGAAACTTGGAGCCGTTGCGCCGCCGAGGGTGGCAGCGCAACCCTGGATGTCGAGAGAGCGCCGATGCGCGATGGCGCCGGGAGACTGATCGGCGTGCTGGGCATCGCGCGCGAGATCAGCGGGCCGCGTTCGCGGGATATCGGTTTCATGGCCAGCCATGAGCAACTGAGGGGCCTGTTCGAGCACTCCCCCATGGGCTTCGCCCTGACCGACAAGCAAGGGCGTTACCTGGAATTCAATGAAGCCTTCCGCCGCATTTGCGGCTACACCCGGGAAGAACTGAACGCGTTGGATTACTGGGCCCTGACACCCAAGGAATACGCAGAGCAGGAGGCCGAGCAGCTGCGGCGGCTGGAGCGCGAGGGCTACTACGGCCCTTACGAAAAGGAATATGTTCGCAAGGATGGCGCCCGGGTTCCCCTGCGCTTCAGCGGCGTGTTGTTTCGGGATGATCAGGGCAAGGACTACATCTGGTCGATTGTGGAGGATATCTCCGAGCGCAAACGCGCCGAGCAGGAGCTGAGAGAAAATCAGGAACGTCTGGCGCTGGCCACCCGGCACAACGGGGTGGGCATCTGGGACTGGAATCCCCAAACCCATAAGCTGATCTGGGACGACTCGATGTATGCCCTTTATCGCATTCGGCGTGAGGATTTCGACGGGACGGAGGAAGCCTGGCGGGCCGCCCTGCATCCCGACGACTTGGCTCGGGGCGTATGCGAGCTCAAGGCCGCGGCCAAGGGCGAGAAGCCTTTTGACACCGAGTTCCGGGTGGTCTGGCCGGACGGAGAGGTTCGGCATATCAAAGCCGTGGCCAGGCTGTTCCGCGATCGGGACGGTGTTCCTGTGCGGATGCTGGGAACTAATGTAGACATCACCGACCTCAAGCGAGCCGAAGCCGCCCTGCGCGAACGCGAGGAAATCTTCAGCAGCATCGTGAACCAGGCGGCGGACTCCATCTTGCTGGTCGACAGCGAAACCATGCAGTTCGTCGAGTTCAACCGGATGGCCCACGAGACCCTGGGCTATACGCGGGACGAATTCGCGCGCCTGACTCTCTGCGATGTGCAGGCGCAGTTCGACGCAGCGCAACTGCGCCGGATACTGGATGAGGCCCAGGCCACCGGCGAGCCGCTCCTGATCGAGACCTTCCACCGGCGCAAGGACGGTTCACTTCGGCCTGCCCAGGTCAGCAGCCGGCCCATCGTCATTCGCGGCAGGCGCTATTTTTCGTCCATCTGGAGCGACATCACCCGGCGCAAGGAAGCCGAGATGAAGCTGCAGCAGAGCGAGGCGCACTTCCGCTTCGTGTCGGAGTCGGCGCAGGCGCTGATCTGGGTGGCCGGGCCGGACAAACGCTGCACCTGGTTCAACAAGGTGTGGCTGGATTTCACCGGCCGTACGCTGCAGCAGGAATGGGGCGATGGCTGGAAGGAGGGTGTGCACCCGGACGATGTGCAGCGCTGTTACGGAACCTATGTCTCCCATTTCGATCGCCGCGAGCCCTTCACCATGGAATACCGGCTCAGGCGGTATGACGGCGCCTACCGCTGGATCGTCGACAAAGGGGCCCCGCGCTTAAGCGCGGACGGGGTTTTCGAGGGCTATATCGGTTCCTGCTTCGACATCACCGAGCGCAAGCGCAACGAGGAAAACCTGCGCCTGACCGCCAGCGTGTTCGAAACCACCCAGGAGGCCATCCTCATCGCCGATGCGGCCAACCGCATCATCGATGTCAACCCGGCATTTGAACATGTCACGGGCTACAGCCGCGAAGAAGCTCTGGGCCGCGATCCGGGCTTCCTCAGTTCCGGACGGCACAGCCGGGAGTTCCACGCGGCGATGTGGGAATCCATCACGAAGAACGATGCTTGGCGCGGCGAGATCTGGAACCGGCGCAAGAATGGCGAGGTACATGCGGAACTGCTATCGATCTCCGCCATCCGCGGCGAGGATGGCTCAGTGCAACGCTATGTGGGTGTCTTCTCCGACATCACCCATTTCAAGGCTAATGAAGCTGCCCTCAGCCGGGTCGCCTATTATGACGCCCTGACGGGGATTCCCAACCGCGTCCTGCTGGCCGATCGCATGAAGCTGGCCCTGACCCGGTCGGAACGTGAACAGAGCGTGGTGGCGGTATGCTACCTCGACCTCGACGGTTTCAAACCCATCAATGACACCCATGGGCATGATGCGGGCGACCAGGTGTTGATCGAAGTGGCGCAACGCGTTTCCGCCATCATTCGCGCCGACGATACCGTGGCCCGGCTGGGCGGTGACGAATTTGTGGTGCTGCTGCTCGACCTTGATCAAGCCGATGCCTGCACATCCACGCTGGAGCGCATGATCGCCGCGATCTGCCAGCCTTTCACCGTCAAGGGCCAGCCTATCTCCCTGGGCATGAGCATCGGCGTGAGCTTCTTTCCCCTGGACGAGCGCGATGCGGACCGGTTGCTGCGGCTGGCCGACGCGGCCATGTACCGTGCCAAGCAGAGCGGCAAGAACCGTTTCGAGCTGTGGGAACCGGAGCATCACGCAGGCTCGTCTTAG
- a CDS encoding rhodanese-like domain-containing protein, which produces MPIHTHDHNRVAARILPVLALLLLTSACNFSRPDYLKTISPADLNQLMRTQDIFLVDVHTPEQRHIPGTDEYIPYDQVAKYQDRLPKDKNTPIYLYCEGGPMGNAAARTLHEMGYRDLTNLEGGEHAWRSAGLPVQ; this is translated from the coding sequence ATGCCCATCCACACGCACGACCATAACAGGGTGGCGGCCCGGATCCTGCCCGTGCTCGCCCTCTTGCTTCTGACCTCCGCCTGCAATTTCTCGCGGCCCGATTACCTCAAGACCATCTCGCCGGCGGACTTGAACCAGCTCATGCGGACCCAGGACATCTTTCTGGTGGACGTGCACACGCCGGAGCAGCGGCACATCCCGGGCACGGACGAATACATCCCCTACGATCAGGTTGCCAAGTACCAGGACCGGTTGCCCAAGGACAAGAACACGCCCATCTACTTGTATTGCGAGGGCGGCCCCATGGGAAACGCCGCCGCGCGCACCCTGCACGAGATGGGTTACCGCGATCTGACCAACCTGGAGGGCGGCGAGCACGCCTGGCGCAGCGCGGGCCTGCCCGTGCAGTGA
- a CDS encoding response regulator, with product MQQGAAQQTKTVLVVDDTPANLVVLGELLMPHYQVRVANSGPRALVSAASEPLPDLILLDIMMPGMDGYEVLRRLKDDPRTQHIPVVFISALDQIEDETKGLELGAVDYISKPIRPPIVLARVRGQLELKEARDLLRDRNEWLEGEVRRRIRQYQRIQEISVRALASLAEARDNETGNHILRTQGYVKLLAEELSKSPKYAALLTPKTIESYTKAAPLHDIGKVGIPDHVLHKPGKHTPEEWEIMKSHAEIGLAAIRRAIQDEDDREAVDFLYVAMEIAGNHHEKWDGSGYPQGLAGTAIPLSARLMAVADVFDALISRRVYKPPYSLETAGRIIIEGRGAHFDPDVVDAFTHCIAEFRAIAERYADKESFVEAP from the coding sequence GTGCAACAGGGCGCTGCGCAGCAGACTAAGACGGTCCTCGTGGTGGACGACACGCCGGCCAACCTGGTGGTGTTGGGCGAATTGCTGATGCCTCACTACCAGGTCCGGGTTGCCAACTCCGGTCCCAGGGCACTGGTCTCAGCCGCGTCCGAGCCCCTCCCCGATCTCATTCTGCTGGACATCATGATGCCCGGGATGGATGGCTACGAGGTTCTGAGGCGCCTGAAAGACGATCCACGGACGCAGCATATTCCGGTCGTTTTCATCAGTGCGCTGGACCAGATCGAGGACGAAACCAAGGGGCTGGAACTCGGCGCGGTGGATTACATTTCCAAGCCCATCAGGCCGCCCATCGTGCTGGCCCGTGTCAGGGGACAACTCGAGCTGAAAGAGGCCCGAGACCTCCTGCGCGATCGCAATGAATGGCTCGAAGGGGAAGTCAGGCGGCGCATACGCCAATATCAGCGGATTCAGGAAATCAGTGTGCGCGCCCTGGCGAGCCTGGCGGAAGCGCGCGACAACGAGACTGGCAATCACATCCTGCGTACCCAGGGCTACGTCAAGCTGCTCGCGGAGGAGCTGTCCAAGTCGCCGAAATACGCGGCGCTTCTGACACCCAAGACCATCGAGAGCTATACCAAGGCCGCGCCGCTGCACGACATAGGCAAGGTGGGCATCCCCGATCATGTGCTGCACAAACCCGGCAAGCACACTCCCGAAGAGTGGGAAATCATGAAAAGCCACGCGGAAATCGGCTTGGCGGCGATCAGGCGCGCGATCCAGGACGAGGACGACCGGGAGGCAGTGGATTTTCTCTATGTGGCGATGGAAATCGCCGGCAATCACCACGAAAAATGGGATGGCAGCGGCTACCCGCAAGGACTGGCGGGCACCGCGATTCCTCTCTCGGCCCGCCTGATGGCGGTGGCCGATGTATTCGATGCCCTGATCAGCCGGCGGGTTTACAAGCCCCCGTACTCCCTGGAAACGGCAGGCAGGATCATCATCGAAGGCCGTGGTGCGCATTTCGATCCCGACGTCGTGGATGCCTTCACTCATTGCATCGCGGAATTTCGCGCCATAGCCGAGCGTTACGCGGACAAGGAGTCCTTCGTCGAAGCCCCGTGA
- a CDS encoding acetylxylan esterase — MWPKFNWAEITPARTSHPEAKQQDIRPQRPMPIRHPFPFDPTYGYSLSDLLAVVPPGEPSHFAPFWLNRYRQAIAVDPSPVVTGDGRFGHFELRDISYRSTDGFSIGGWLLVPGNQPVRRGLVVGHGYGGRDGPDAELPLSDAAYLFPCFRGLARSRRSGISDNPAYHVLHDIQDRERYILGGCVEDLWTGVSALLALFPEIRGHIGYAGISFGGGIGALALAFEQRVARGHLNVPTFGHQALRLSLPTLGSGEAVRRFEAEHGHLMDTLRYYDAASAARHIACPMHVAAARFDPCVAPPGQFAIYKAISSAKELYVLEAGHFDHPGRPADEIELNRRLRRFFQPL; from the coding sequence GTGTGGCCCAAGTTCAACTGGGCGGAGATTACGCCCGCCCGGACCTCTCATCCCGAGGCTAAACAGCAGGACATCAGACCGCAGCGTCCCATGCCCATCCGTCACCCGTTCCCCTTCGACCCCACCTACGGCTACAGCCTATCCGACCTTCTGGCTGTGGTTCCGCCCGGCGAGCCGTCGCACTTCGCGCCCTTCTGGCTGAACCGCTACCGCCAGGCCATTGCGGTCGACCCCAGCCCCGTTGTCACCGGCGACGGCAGATTTGGCCATTTCGAGCTCCGGGACATCAGCTACCGGTCCACCGATGGCTTCAGCATCGGTGGCTGGCTTTTGGTTCCGGGCAATCAGCCCGTGCGCCGCGGCCTGGTGGTCGGTCATGGCTATGGCGGACGCGACGGGCCGGATGCCGAACTGCCCCTGTCCGATGCGGCCTATCTCTTTCCCTGCTTCCGCGGCTTGGCCCGCAGCCGCAGGAGCGGGATCTCGGACAATCCGGCCTATCACGTACTGCACGACATCCAGGACCGGGAACGCTACATCCTGGGCGGCTGCGTCGAGGACCTGTGGACCGGCGTCTCCGCCCTGCTTGCACTGTTTCCGGAAATCCGCGGCCACATCGGGTACGCAGGCATCAGTTTCGGCGGCGGCATCGGCGCCCTCGCTCTGGCCTTTGAGCAGCGGGTCGCGCGCGGCCATCTCAACGTTCCCACCTTCGGCCACCAGGCGCTGCGCCTCAGCCTGCCCACCCTCGGCAGCGGCGAAGCGGTGCGCCGCTTCGAGGCTGAACACGGTCATTTAATGGACACATTGCGCTACTATGATGCGGCTTCGGCGGCACGGCACATAGCCTGCCCCATGCACGTGGCCGCAGCCCGCTTCGACCCCTGCGTGGCGCCGCCGGGCCAATTCGCCATCTACAAGGCGATAAGTTCAGCCAAGGAACTGTATGTCCTGGAAGCGGGCCATTTCGACCACCCCGGACGCCCGGCCGACGAAATCGAATTGAACCGCCGCCTGCGCCGTTTTTTTCAGCCTTTATGA
- a CDS encoding PilZ domain-containing protein: protein MVEQRAHPRIPVSTEVTVSHARFGTASARTVDVSEGGVLIEFLGCPFAVGDQVSVQVSSLEDAPLLQGTVVRVRSNEFALRFDPSDDEESAS from the coding sequence ATGGTAGAACAGCGCGCGCATCCACGTATTCCCGTTTCGACGGAAGTCACCGTCAGCCATGCCCGATTTGGCACCGCGTCCGCCCGCACCGTGGACGTTTCGGAGGGCGGTGTCCTCATTGAGTTTCTGGGATGTCCCTTTGCGGTCGGCGATCAGGTGAGCGTTCAGGTGAGTTCGCTGGAGGATGCACCACTGCTGCAGGGCACTGTCGTCAGAGTGCGATCGAACGAGTTCGCCCTGCGCTTCGATCCGTCCGATGACGAGGAGAGCGCATCATGA
- a CDS encoding PAS domain S-box protein: MTANTLLHGVLNTLEEGILLLDRAGTVRFANTAALGLLGVEPEELLGQCAFDTFASGGLAESLRSDLATEIRHAAEGALFLRKNRPPLSVDYVLEFLPANGDEVHALLRFHTAVLPADSCDSALKTSEARLRVILDTIADAVVATDQKGSIQLFNPAAEKLFGYRRDEVIGCNVRMLMPSPDHERHDEYIANYLRTGVRKIIGTGREVTGKRHDGILFPLYLSIGETAIGGNRMFVAVLHDLTQRKRQEAQLTTLSSAVEQSPNAVLIIDAKGRIEYVNPGYCRITGYSQEEMRGRTPDILCADCTPEPVYLELWECLEQGRLWLGEIEGHKKNGESYWALQTVSPIRNEEGEITQFLAIQQDITEIKKDKEALQESEERFRQIAEMAGEWLWEQDPEGRYIYSSSAVEAILGYTPEEILGKVYLDLLTPKDKAHWNAELEPLPNVHRRFSHLVNRYRHKDGREIFTESSGEPVFGSNGKLIKWRGVDHDVTGRKHYEDALRLRDRAIEAASVGIEIADAREPGYPNIYVNPALSRITGYAREELLGRSLRMLQGPDTDPAAVREIAESVRAGGHCEVVLKNYRKDGTPFWNSLLIAPVHDDAGQLTHYIGVQTDVTELRRASEERHELEIAKQIQLSLLPKHPLQAGGLAVAGACIPASHVGGDYFDYFFAGSNLDVVIADVSGHSVGAALIMAEARSALKAAIRQATENRSSLGAGTMLCALNDLLHEDLNGADLFISMFYVSFDPGRRLLRYANAGHNRPLLQRQGNPSCRELDAEGMIFGVLKNTVFEERIEQLQAGDRLLLYTDGLTEAQNPAGEFFGVGRLCSAFAELRNEPPQIVIQRLLEEMRSFCGDDTFADDVTLVVLSVN; encoded by the coding sequence ATGACGGCTAACACCTTGCTGCACGGGGTACTGAACACCCTCGAAGAGGGCATCCTGCTGCTGGACCGGGCAGGCACGGTGCGTTTCGCCAACACCGCCGCACTGGGCCTGCTCGGCGTGGAGCCGGAGGAATTGCTCGGACAATGCGCCTTTGACACCTTCGCCTCCGGCGGCCTGGCGGAATCCCTGCGTTCGGACCTGGCGACCGAGATCCGTCACGCCGCGGAAGGCGCCTTGTTCCTGCGCAAGAACCGCCCTCCGCTTTCCGTCGACTACGTCCTGGAATTCCTTCCCGCCAACGGCGACGAGGTGCACGCGCTGCTGCGTTTCCATACCGCCGTGCTGCCCGCCGACTCCTGCGACAGCGCCCTAAAGACCAGCGAAGCACGCCTGCGCGTCATCCTCGACACCATCGCCGACGCGGTGGTGGCAACCGACCAGAAAGGCAGCATCCAGCTCTTCAATCCGGCCGCGGAAAAGCTGTTCGGCTACCGCCGCGACGAGGTGATCGGCTGCAATGTGAGGATGCTGATGCCCTCGCCGGACCATGAACGGCACGACGAGTACATCGCCAACTATCTGCGCACCGGGGTCCGCAAGATCATCGGCACCGGACGGGAAGTGACCGGCAAGCGGCACGACGGCATTCTGTTCCCCTTGTATCTCTCGATCGGCGAGACGGCCATCGGCGGCAACCGCATGTTCGTCGCCGTGCTCCACGACCTGACCCAGCGCAAGCGCCAGGAGGCGCAATTGACGACCTTGTCCAGCGCGGTGGAGCAAAGCCCCAACGCCGTACTGATCATCGACGCCAAGGGCAGGATCGAGTACGTCAATCCCGGCTATTGCCGCATCACCGGCTACAGCCAGGAGGAAATGCGCGGCAGGACCCCGGATATTCTCTGTGCTGATTGCACGCCGGAGCCGGTGTACCTGGAACTGTGGGAGTGCCTGGAACAGGGACGCCTGTGGCTGGGCGAAATCGAAGGCCACAAGAAGAATGGCGAGAGCTACTGGGCGCTGCAGACCGTCTCGCCCATCCGCAACGAGGAAGGCGAGATCACCCAGTTCCTCGCCATCCAGCAGGACATAACGGAGATCAAGAAGGACAAGGAAGCCTTGCAGGAAAGCGAGGAGCGCTTCCGCCAGATCGCCGAGATGGCCGGCGAATGGCTGTGGGAACAGGACCCGGAAGGACGCTACATCTACAGCAGTTCGGCGGTGGAGGCGATCCTGGGCTACACGCCGGAAGAGATACTGGGCAAGGTCTACCTGGATCTGCTGACGCCGAAGGACAAGGCGCACTGGAATGCCGAGCTGGAACCGCTGCCAAACGTGCACCGCCGCTTCTCACACCTGGTCAACCGCTATCGCCACAAGGACGGGCGCGAGATCTTCACCGAATCCTCAGGCGAACCGGTGTTTGGGAGCAACGGCAAGCTGATCAAGTGGCGCGGGGTCGACCACGACGTCACCGGCCGCAAGCACTACGAGGATGCCCTGCGCCTGCGCGACCGCGCCATCGAAGCGGCCAGCGTGGGCATCGAGATCGCGGACGCGCGCGAGCCGGGTTATCCCAATATCTATGTGAACCCAGCCCTCTCGCGCATCACCGGCTACGCTCGGGAGGAGTTGCTGGGCCGCAGCCTGCGCATGCTGCAGGGGCCTGACACCGACCCGGCGGCGGTGCGGGAGATCGCCGAATCGGTGCGCGCCGGGGGCCATTGCGAGGTTGTGCTGAAAAACTACCGCAAGGACGGGACGCCGTTCTGGAATTCGCTGCTCATCGCCCCGGTGCACGATGATGCCGGCCAGTTGACCCATTACATCGGCGTGCAAACAGACGTGACGGAACTGCGGCGGGCCTCCGAGGAGCGCCACGAACTGGAGATCGCAAAACAGATCCAGTTGTCGCTGTTGCCCAAACACCCCCTGCAGGCGGGTGGCCTCGCAGTGGCGGGAGCCTGCATTCCCGCCAGCCACGTGGGCGGCGACTACTTTGACTATTTCTTCGCCGGCAGCAACCTCGATGTGGTCATCGCCGATGTATCCGGCCACAGCGTCGGCGCGGCGCTGATCATGGCGGAGGCGCGCAGCGCCCTCAAGGCGGCCATCCGACAGGCCACCGAGAACCGCAGCAGCCTGGGTGCGGGCACCATGCTGTGCGCCCTGAACGACCTGCTGCACGAGGACCTGAATGGCGCGGACCTGTTCATCAGCATGTTCTATGTCAGCTTCGATCCCGGCCGCCGCCTGCTGCGCTATGCCAACGCCGGCCACAACCGGCCGTTGCTGCAACGCCAGGGCAATCCGAGCTGCCGCGAACTGGACGCGGAAGGGATGATTTTCGGCGTGCTCAAGAACACGGTATTCGAGGAACGGATCGAGCAACTGCAAGCCGGCGACCGGTTGCTGCTGTATACCGATGGACTCACCGAGGCGCAGAATCCCGCCGGGGAATTCTTCGGCGTGGGCAGGTTGTGCTCGGCCTTCGCGGAGCTCAGGAACGAACCGCCGCAGATCGTGATCCAGCGGCTGTTGGAGGAGATGCGCAGCTTCTGCGGAGACGACACCTTTGCCGACGATGTGACGCTCGTGGTGCTTAGCGTGAACTGA
- a CDS encoding pyridoxamine 5'-phosphate oxidase family protein, with the protein MLTPAMKQAISRAEYFPLATATPAGVPNVVPIRYLSVAGDDRLWITDNYLLKTLDNLRGNPQASVFVWSADPKLAFQIKGTVEILTEGADYERMKAEVRNQRPDLPARALVVLHIAEIYECLPGPDAGKRLFPAA; encoded by the coding sequence ATGCTGACACCCGCCATGAAACAAGCCATCAGCCGGGCCGAGTATTTCCCCCTGGCCACCGCCACACCGGCGGGCGTACCCAATGTGGTGCCCATCCGCTACCTGAGTGTCGCCGGTGACGACCGGCTCTGGATCACCGACAACTACCTGCTCAAGACCCTGGACAATCTGCGAGGCAATCCGCAGGCGTCGGTGTTCGTCTGGTCGGCGGACCCCAAGCTCGCTTTCCAGATCAAGGGAACTGTAGAAATCTTAACGGAAGGGGCGGATTACGAGCGCATGAAAGCGGAGGTCCGCAACCAAAGACCCGACCTGCCCGCCAGGGCGCTGGTGGTGCTCCACATCGCCGAAATCTATGAGTGCCTGCCAGGGCCGGATGCCGGCAAGCGGCTGTTTCCCGCAGCCTGA